The Rhodothermus marinus DSM 4252 DNA segment ACAGACCGTTCAGCAGAAGTTCGGTTTCGTCCCGCAGCTTTTCGAGGAGCTGCTCCGTACAAATCCGGCCGTCGCCGAAGCCTACCTGCAGGCCGGTGCGGCGTTGCAGCAGGGGGTGCTCAGCCCGCCGGAGCAGCAGATCGTGCAGCTCACCGTGGCCGCCTGGAACGCCTGTCATTACTGCACGGCCGCGCACGGCACCGCCGCGCTCGGCATGGGACTGTCGCCCGAAACTGTGGACGCGATCCTGGAGGGCCGTCTTCCGGAAGACGAGCGGCTGGCGCTGCTGGTGGAGGCGACCCGAGCGGTGCTGGAGCGCCGCGGCTGGCTCGATGAGGACGCATTGCAGAAGCTGGAGGCACGCGGCCTCGACCGCGCCGCGCTCTACGAGATCATCGCGCTCATCGGCGTCAAGACGATTACGAACTACATCAACCACCTGGCGCATACGCCGGTGGATGAAGTCTTCCGACCCGTCACCGAGCGCACGGCCTACCGGCGCCTGGTGGAAAGCACAACGGTTTGAAAGCAATTTCGATAACCAACCTGTGGAGGACGCAATGCAATCCTTCCCGATCAAACGAATCCTGCTGGCCGGGGTGGTCGGCACGCTGCTTTTTGACCTGTTCGGCCTGATGGCCTCGACCATGATGGGCAATCCCACGTGGTGGGACATTCCGGCGCTGCTGGCCGGCAAGCTCGGCCTACCGCTGTTTTTCGGCGTGCTGGCGCATTACCTGAACGGCATCGTGCTGGCCGTAATCTATGCGGCCGTGGCGCCCTTCCTCTGGGGCTCGAAGTGGGCGCGGGCGTTCACCTACATCACGGCCGAGACCGTGCTGGGCGTGTGGCTGTTCATGGCGCCGCTGCTGGGGATGGGTATTGCTGGCGTGAGCGGACCGATGGGCGCCATGTTCGCCATCGTGTCGCTCGTGCGCCACTGGGTCTATGCCGTTGCGCTGGCCGCGTTCATCCCGGTCCCGGCGGCCGCGCCGCAGACGAACGCCACCGCCTCGGCGACCGCTTGAACGAGCCTGCCGTTCCCCGCGAAAAAAGCCCGGCCTTGCACAAGGCCGGGCTTTCGTGTGTTTTTTGATGCAAAACACGATTACCGCGCTCAAAGTGTCCGCAGCCGCACGCGCAGCGGACAGTAGCCCTCCCGCCAGCAGCGATAGACATACTCCCACGGCACGGCCGGCACCCGAAACCGCCCCGCAAAATGCAACTTCTCGTTCGGATACCGACTCCAGGCCGGATCCCAGCTCACCGGCGAAACCACCAGCTCAAAGCGCCCCTCGTAAAAGACCAGCAGAAACGGCTCGGTCTGCACCGTGTCGATCCGACTGAAGCGCACCCAGCTCCGCAACGAATCCTCCCGCGCAATCCAGTAGTTCGTCAAACTTACATCCCCTTCAACTTCTGCAAAGCTACCCATTAATCCCAGCGACTTTTCTGATTCCGTTCCGTGGACAACCAGTTCTCGGATGTAAGGATGCGAGTTGAAAAGGTAGTAGGTGGTGTCTGTCCGCGGCGGTCTTTCCCAGATGTGAAGCCGCAGATTGGCTTCATAGAAAGGCAGTTCCGGCGTGGGATCGCGCACAATAAAGGACAGCAGAAGGTAAGCGGGTGGAAGGGTTCCAGGGCCGAAAGCCTCCGGCGGCCGCAGTTCTATTTTACCGAGCGTCGAGTCCGGCCGCCAGGGCTGACCGTTGAGCGTAATCTCGGCGTAGGCCTCCACCTCCAACAGCGCCTCACGCCGCTCCTCCTTTGCCCCCAGCAACCCACAACCCACCAGCGCCAGCAAGCCCAACCAGTAGCACCGCATCGCGCCCTCCAGCTTTCAGTTCCGGTTTTCCTGCTCCGAACCGACAGGACCGGGGCCAAGTCTGACCCCGGCCCCGCGGCTTACCGAATCCGCATCAGCGTCTTGCTGAGCGTCCGTTCGCCAACCCGCAGCACCACCACGTAGCGCCCCGCCGGCCATCCGTCTGTCATCAGCACCTCCCGATGCCAGCCCGCCTCCATGCGACCCGGCCGCCGACGCACCACCGCCCGACCCAGCACGTCGTAAACCATAAGCTCCACCTCCGACGCCTCCGGCAACCCGAACCGCACCACCACCCGATCCCCCGCCGGGTTCGGATACAACCCCTCAAGCTCCGGCTCCGCCGGCAATCGCTCCGCCGACAACCGCTCCTGCACCACCTGCAGCGTATCACCACCCACCGCCTGCGCACAGAAAATCTCTTCTCCACAGCTCGAATCCAGCACGTACACCTCCCGCAACACGGTGTACGCCTGCCCCGCGCTGCTCTGCACCGTTAGCTGAATGTAGTTCGATCCCGGCGCCAGATAGGTCGTGAACGTCGCCCCAGTGCCCAGCACCGGCCCACAGGTGAAGGGATCGGCACACTTGCGCCACTGGTAGCTCAGCGTGCCCCGCCCGCCGCAGGGCTGCGCCGTGAACGTGTAGCTGCCCTCGTAGGGGAAGTTGTCCGACGTGTAGAAAAACGTGGCCCGCAGTTCGTTCGGATCCCGAAAGTCGGCCACCATATCGGCTGTCTCCCGCAACACGCGCGCATTGTTCCGATCCGACCGACCCGTAAAGACACCGTAGTACATCACCTCGGGATTTGAAAAGTGCTTGATACGCACATACGGCCAGGGCGTGTAGGCCATGACCGTGGCATTGTAGGTGTACTCCTGAAAACACCGGCGGCCATAGGGCGGATCATTGATGCACCGAATAACCGGGGCCACAAACCGGTGCCCCCGCGCATAGGGGATGCCCTGCGGATCGATCGGATCGTCCGGGTGATGCTGCGCCCCCTGGATGTGCCCGATCTCGTGTGCCAGCGTATAGCGGCCACCACTGGCATAGCTTACCTTCACAATCGCGTAGGCCTTCTGGTTTACCTCGCTCACATTGACGATTGCCTCGCCCGAGCTCCCGTGCGGGATGGCACCGGCTACGCCGAGCGTAGTCGACCACCCCCCTGAGCCTTCATTATCATCGATCAGCAGCACCACCACATCCGCCTGGTACTGGTCCCGCAACGCTCGCGCTTGCGCATCGCCTGCTAATCGCTCAACGTCATCTGTAGGGATGTTTTGAACTGTGAAACTAAATGACTGTTTGTGGACCAGTTCCAGCTTCAGTCGGTTGGCTGGAAGCCGATCATTGATCCGGCTGTTGTAGTAGGCCTGGTTTGCGTCGTTAATGGCCGCATAAATGATCCCGTCGATGTCCCGACCCTGCGCCGCCGCCGGCGTGTAGAGCACCAGCACCCGCACCACCTCCGGACTACAACGACTCTGCACCACCGCACCCGCACCCAACGCTTCCTCCTGCGCGCAGCTTCCTACAAACGCCTGTGTCTCCTGCTCTACGGCTTTTTCGGGCTGTACCGACTCCGCCGCATCGTTCAACCCCGCCTCGCCAGGGCCACCACCGTCATGGTACGGACTCGTCGGCCGCTCCTTCGGATACTTCGACGGGTCGATCGTCACCAGTGCGTGCAGCCCACCACCCAGCGGCCGCACCCAGTACTCCGCATCGCCCAGCAGCACTTGGCCCGTCACCGCACCCGTCCGCAACACCACCAAAGACACCTCGCCCACCGCCTCCGACGTGTCCATACCCACGTAAATCCGCCCGTTCCAGGCCACCGCCTCCTCCGAAAGTACCGAAAGTTCTCCACGCCGCACCGTCAACGTGCCGAGCCCCTTGCCCCGACCCGGCACCAGCCGTCCCGCCGCGTTCACCGCCAGCTCGAATGAACGATAGCGCCAGAGTTGCGCCGGAAGCCGCACCACCTGAAGCTGCGTCACCATCGGGAGGCGTTGCAACACCTGTTGGCGTTGTTGGGCCTGCGGCCCGAGCGCCTGCAGCGAAGCCGCCACTTCTTCAAAGAGCGGCACCGGTTGGGCCTGCAGCGTCGTGCTCAGCGCCAGCCAGAGCCCCAGCAGGAGCATGGGGGGGGGTAAGACGTGTCGTGCGCATGGCTTCCTCCGTTTTCGGTTGGTGGAAGGGTTCGCTCAACCGAGAACGGCCGGTGACGGAAAAGCCACCACGTCGCCGTGGACGTTGAGAAAGAAATAACATCCGGGAGCTACTGTCAAGGGCAAAAAAAGCGTCTCCGTTCGGGAAAGCATAGTCTTTTTGGATGAAGCCTGTCAGGCAAAAGACCGGCCGGGGTTCGTGACCGGCGATTTCGAGAGGTGCGTTCTAAAAGACGTGTCTGCCGAAGGCATAGCAGCGCGGCCGGAGGGCATACGTTGAAACGCCGCTCCGGCCGCGCCTCGTGTCTGATGACGCGCGCGCATCGGTTCCCAGAACGTTTGTGGTCTGGTCACCTGACGATCTTGAGCGCACTTCAACCCACAGATTGCGCATTCATCCCCGCGCTTCCAGAGGTGGCACCGGGCGTTCGGGCGGCCCCACGTAGCGGCTCAGCGGCCGGATGATCCGGTTGTCGGCCAGCTGCTCCATCACGTGTGCCGACCAGCCCGTGATGCGGCTCATCACGAAAATCGGCGTGTAGGTCTCGATGTCGAAGCCCATCATGTAGTAGGCCGGGCCGGTCGGATAGTCCAGGTTCGGGTAGATGCCCTTCTGCTGCACGACGACTTCCTGGATGGCGTCGTAGATGGCCATGAGGTTCTGGAAGCCCAGGCGCTCGGCCAGCCGGCGCGTGTAGCGCTCCATGATGGGCACGCGCGAGTCGCCGTAGCGGTAGACGCGGTGTCCGAAGCCCATGATCTTCTGCTTACGGGCCAGGGCTTCCTCCACCCACCGACGGGCTTCCTCCGGCGAGCGGAAGGGCTTGAGCATACGCATGACCTCTTCGTTCGCCCCGCCGTGCAGCGGTCCTTTGAGCGCACCGATGGCCCCCGTGATCGCGCTGTAGTAGTCCGACAGCGTCGAGGTGATCACGCGGGCCGTGAAGGTGGAAGCGTTGAAGCTGTGCTCCGCATACAGAATCAGCGACACGTCGAAGGCCTTGACCACCTCGGCGTCGGGCACCTCGCCGAAGTACATGTGGAAGAAGTTCTCGGCGAAGGTCAGGTCCTCGCGCGGCGGGATGAAGTCCAGGCCGTGCCGGCGCCGGCGGTCGGCCGCCACGATGGTGGGCAGTCTGGCCATCAGCCCGATGGCTTTGCGGCGGATCGTGTCGATGTCGGCGCCAGTGGCCTCCGGATCGTTCGCGCCGAGCAGGCTGACGGCCGTGCGGAGCACGTCCATGGGGGCGGCGTCTGTCCGGATCAGCTCCAGCAGGCGATGGACGGTTTCATCCAGTGCGCGCTGGCTTCGCTCCTCCTGCTCGAAGGCTTCGAGCTGTGCCCGCGTGGGCAGCTCGCCGTAGAGCAGTAGGTAGGCCACCTCCTCGAAGCGGCATTTTTCGGCCAACTCGTGCACCGGATAGCCCCGGTAATAGAGCGCGCGCTTCTCGGGAATGACGTTCGAAATGGCCGATTCGTCGGCAATGACGCCGGCCAGTCCTTTTTTTACTTCGGTCGTCTCGGCCATGGGTATGCGATCTATTGGTTTTCGGATGACGAGGTGGTTTCCTCCAGGCGGAAGTTGTACACGTTTTGGTCGAAGACCGTGTAGCGCTCGTATTGAAGCAGTTCATAGAGTTCTTTGCGCGTCTGCATGCGGTCGAGCAGGGCTTCCTGGGTGCCCGCCTCCAGCAGGTGGCGAAAGCCTTCCTCGACGGCCTTCATGGCCAGACGGAGTCCGGTGACGGGATAGATCACCAGGTTGTAACCCAGCGCTTCGAGGCGCTCGGCCGAAAGCAGCGGCGACTTGCCGAACTCCGTCATGTTCGCCAGCAGCGGCACGTCGGGCAGCGCCTTCCGGAAAGCGGCGAACTCTTCTTCGGACTGAAGTGCTTCGGGGAAGATCATGTCGGCGCCGGCCGCCACATAGGCGCGAGCGCGTTCGATGGCCGCCTCCAGGCCCTCGACGCCCCGGGCGTCGGTGCGGGCGATGATCAGGAAGTTCGGGTCGCGGCGGGCCTGCACGGCCGCCCGCACTTTGCGCTCCATTTCCTCGACGGGCACGAGCGCCTTGTGGTCCAGGTGGCCGCAGCGTTTGGGATTGACCTGATCTTCCAGATGGCAGCCGGCCAGTCCCATCTCTTCCAGCTCCTGCACGGTGCGGGCCACGTTCAGCACCTCGCCAAAGCCCGTGTCGATGTCCACGATGGCCGGCAGGCCGGTGACGCGGGCGATCTGGCGGCTTCGCCAGGCTACCTCGGTGAGCGTGGTCAGGCCGACGTCGGGCAGTCCCAGATCGGCCGACAGGACGGCACCCGAAATGTAGACGCCGTCGAAGCCCAGTCGCTCGATCAGCATGGCGACCAGCGGCGAAAAAGCGCCCGGGAATCGCAACAGGCGGCCGCTCCGAAGTGCTTCGCGCAGCGCCCGGCGCTTCGCTTCCGGAGGCGTCGTGGCAAACAGCATGGTGGCTTCTCGATCCGTTGCACGTGTCGTTAAGCTAAACGAATCGCCGGAGAAATGCTTCCTGGCGACCGACTGCAAAGGGCAAACTTTTCTACAAAAGCGCTTTTTGGAGCTATTTGAGCGAAAAGCAGGCGTCTGGGCCAGCGCAGTCTGCAGGGCGAAGACGATCAGGAAAAGGCCCGGGCGTAGCCGTCGAAGATGCACCATGACGTAAGGGTTGAACTGGTGATGGCCTCGGCGACCGGTGCGCAGCTCCCTGAGGAATGGTTTCGGAAA contains these protein-coding regions:
- a CDS encoding carboxymuconolactone decarboxylase family protein, which translates into the protein MERCEAIRQTVQQKFGFVPQLFEELLRTNPAVAEAYLQAGAALQQGVLSPPEQQIVQLTVAAWNACHYCTAAHGTAALGMGLSPETVDAILEGRLPEDERLALLVEATRAVLERRGWLDEDALQKLEARGLDRAALYEIIALIGVKTITNYINHLAHTPVDEVFRPVTERTAYRRLVESTTV
- a CDS encoding DUF2938 family protein — translated: MQSFPIKRILLAGVVGTLLFDLFGLMASTMMGNPTWWDIPALLAGKLGLPLFFGVLAHYLNGIVLAVIYAAVAPFLWGSKWARAFTYITAETVLGVWLFMAPLLGMGIAGVSGPMGAMFAIVSLVRHWVYAVALAAFIPVPAAAPQTNATASATA
- a CDS encoding zinc-dependent metalloprotease is translated as MLLLGLWLALSTTLQAQPVPLFEEVAASLQALGPQAQQRQQVLQRLPMVTQLQVVRLPAQLWRYRSFELAVNAAGRLVPGRGKGLGTLTVRRGELSVLSEEAVAWNGRIYVGMDTSEAVGEVSLVVLRTGAVTGQVLLGDAEYWVRPLGGGLHALVTIDPSKYPKERPTSPYHDGGGPGEAGLNDAAESVQPEKAVEQETQAFVGSCAQEEALGAGAVVQSRCSPEVVRVLVLYTPAAAQGRDIDGIIYAAINDANQAYYNSRINDRLPANRLKLELVHKQSFSFTVQNIPTDDVERLAGDAQARALRDQYQADVVVLLIDDNEGSGGWSTTLGVAGAIPHGSSGEAIVNVSEVNQKAYAIVKVSYASGGRYTLAHEIGHIQGAQHHPDDPIDPQGIPYARGHRFVAPVIRCINDPPYGRRCFQEYTYNATVMAYTPWPYVRIKHFSNPEVMYYGVFTGRSDRNNARVLRETADMVADFRDPNELRATFFYTSDNFPYEGSYTFTAQPCGGRGTLSYQWRKCADPFTCGPVLGTGATFTTYLAPGSNYIQLTVQSSAGQAYTVLREVYVLDSSCGEEIFCAQAVGGDTLQVVQERLSAERLPAEPELEGLYPNPAGDRVVVRFGLPEASEVELMVYDVLGRAVVRRRPGRMEAGWHREVLMTDGWPAGRYVVVLRVGERTLSKTLMRIR
- a CDS encoding bifunctional 2-methylcitrate synthase/citrate synthase, translating into MAETTEVKKGLAGVIADESAISNVIPEKRALYYRGYPVHELAEKCRFEEVAYLLLYGELPTRAQLEAFEQEERSQRALDETVHRLLELIRTDAAPMDVLRTAVSLLGANDPEATGADIDTIRRKAIGLMARLPTIVAADRRRRHGLDFIPPREDLTFAENFFHMYFGEVPDAEVVKAFDVSLILYAEHSFNASTFTARVITSTLSDYYSAITGAIGALKGPLHGGANEEVMRMLKPFRSPEEARRWVEEALARKQKIMGFGHRVYRYGDSRVPIMERYTRRLAERLGFQNLMAIYDAIQEVVVQQKGIYPNLDYPTGPAYYMMGFDIETYTPIFVMSRITGWSAHVMEQLADNRIIRPLSRYVGPPERPVPPLEARG
- the prpB gene encoding methylisocitrate lyase is translated as MLFATTPPEAKRRALREALRSGRLLRFPGAFSPLVAMLIERLGFDGVYISGAVLSADLGLPDVGLTTLTEVAWRSRQIARVTGLPAIVDIDTGFGEVLNVARTVQELEEMGLAGCHLEDQVNPKRCGHLDHKALVPVEEMERKVRAAVQARRDPNFLIIARTDARGVEGLEAAIERARAYVAAGADMIFPEALQSEEEFAAFRKALPDVPLLANMTEFGKSPLLSAERLEALGYNLVIYPVTGLRLAMKAVEEGFRHLLEAGTQEALLDRMQTRKELYELLQYERYTVFDQNVYNFRLEETTSSSENQ